Proteins encoded within one genomic window of Camelina sativa cultivar DH55 chromosome 19, Cs, whole genome shotgun sequence:
- the LOC104767108 gene encoding transcription initiation factor TFIID subunit 14 codes for MESDMEVMSETDASPPQKLRMFGMGRTIDDREDESGRRRIKDVEVYLPIVCGSVAFFLGKRATEYRTHKWTVYVRGATNEDLGVVIKRVIFHLHPSFKNPTRVVDSPPFALSECGWGEFKIDITVFLHTDVCEKKLELSHVLKLNPENEYGSVPKSIKIPVVAESYNEIVFPDPFESFLTRVYNHPAVHISNLPDGFNLPPTGVADTYHQLRNGDTKDHPLSQWFLTFSEADELFTLTAARQKVQADIAKLKRQLIMVDGQPEGL; via the exons ATGGAGTCTGATATGGAGGTTATGTCTGAAACTGATGCGTCTCCTCCCCAGAAGCTACGTATGTTCGGAATGGGTAGAACAATTGATGATCGCGAAGATGAG AGTGGGAGAAGAAGGATCAAAGATGTTGAAGTTTATCTTCCAATTGTGTGTGGATCGGTTGCTTTTTTTCTTGGAAAGAGAGCCACTGA ATATCGAACACATAAGTGGACTGTCTATGTACGTGGAGCTACGAATGAGGATCTTGGTGTGGTTATCAAGCGGGTCATCTTCCATTTGCATCCAAGTTTTAAGAACCCAACTAGAGTGGTTGATTCTCCTCCCTTTGCATTGTCTGAGTGTGGTTGGGGAGAATTCAAAATCGACATTACTGTTTTCCTCCATACCGATGTCTGTGAAAAGAAGTTGGAGTT GTCTCATGTCTTAAAGCTGAACCCGGAGAATGAATATGGTTCTGTTCCTAAGTCTATCAAGATACCAGTTGTCGCTGAGTCTTACAATGAAATTGTCTTCCCTGATCCTTTTGAGAGTTTCCTCACCCGTGTTTATAATCACCCTGCCGTGCACATCTCTAACCTTCCAGATGGTTTCAACCTGCCTCCTACAG GAGTTGCTGATACGTATCATCAGTTGAGAAATGGAGACACTAAGGATCATCCACTCAGTCAATGGTTTTTGACGTTTTCAGAAGCAGATGAGCTTTTTACACTTACGGCAGCTCGTCAGAAG GTGCAAGCTGATATCGCCAAGCTAAAACGACAGCTGATCATGGTAGATGGGCAACCTGAAGGACTTTAG
- the LOC104767109 gene encoding auxin-induced protein 15A produces the protein MAIKRSSKATLSQKASIKQMVKRCSSLRKMKNQEDDLPQDVPKGHFPVYVGQNRSRYIVPISWLDHSEFQTLLRRAEEEFGFNHDMGITLPCDEVFFRSLISMFR, from the coding sequence atggCAATAAAGAGATCGAGCAAAGCAACGTTGTCTCAAAAGGCATCTATCAAGCAAATGGTAAAGAGATGCTCGAGTCTAAGAAAGATGAAGAACCAAGAAGATGATCTTCCTCAAGACGTGCCAAAAGGTCATTTTCCGGTTTACGTTGGACAGAACCGAAGTCGGTACATCGTTCCCATTTCTTGGCTCGACCACTCCGAGTTCCAAACTTTGCTCCGCCGAGCTGAGGAAGAGTTTGGGTTTAACCATGATATGGGTATAACCTTGCCTTGTGATGAAGTCTTCTTCAGGTCACTTATCTCCATGTTTAGATAA
- the LOC104767110 gene encoding 60S ribosomal protein L8-1, translating to MGRVIRAQRKGAGSVFKSHTHHRKGPAKFRSLDFGERNGYLKGVVTEIIHDPGRGAPLARVTFRHPFRFKKQKELFVAAEGMYTGQFLYCGKKATLVVGNVLPLRSIPEGAVVCNVEHHVGDRGVLARASGDYAIVIAHNPDNDTTRVKLPSGSKKIVPSGCRAMIGQVAGGGRTEKPMLKAGNAYHKYRVKRNSWPKVRGVAMNPVEHPHGGGNHQHIGHASTVRRDAPPGQKVGLIAARRTGRLRGQAAASAAKAD from the exons ATGGGTCGTGTCATCAGAGCTCAACGTAAGGGAGCGGGTTCCGTCTTCAAATCCCACACTCACCACCGCAAAGGTCCGGCCAAGTTCCGCAGCCTCGATTTCGGCGAGCGAAATGGTTACCTCAAGGGCGTCGTGACGGAGATCATCCACGATCCAGGACGTGGTGCGCCGCTTGCTCGCGTCACTTTCCGTCATCCTTTCCGTTTCAAGAAACAGAAGGAGCTCTTCGTTGCCGCCGAAGGTATGTACACCGGTCAGTTCTTGTACTGCGGTAAGAAAGCTACTCTCGTCGTCGGAAATGTTCTCCCTCTTAGATCTATCCCTGAAGGAGCCGTCGTCTGCAACGTTGAGCATCACGTTGGTGACCGTGGTGTCCTCGCTAGAGCTTCAGGTGATTACGCCATTGTTATCGCTCACAACCCCGACAACGACACCACTAG GGTTAAGTTGCCGTCTGGTTCCAAGAAGATTGTCCCAAGTGGATGCAGGGCTATGATTGGTCAAGTTGCTGGGGGTGGAAGAACTGAGAAGCCAATGCTCAAGGCAGGAAACGCGTACCACAAGTATCGTGTGAAGAGAAACTCATGGCCTAAGGTTCGTGGTGTGGCTATGAATCCAGTGGAGCATCCTCATGGAGGTGGTAACCATCAGCACATTGGTCACGCCAGTACTGTTAGGCGTGATGCACCACCAGGGCAGAAGGTTGGTCTTATTGCTGCAAGGAGGACTGGTCGTCTCAGAGGTCAAGCTGCTGCTTCAGCCGCCAAGGCCGACTAG